The nucleotide window CCTCGATGCTGATCAACGTGCTGCGCGACGAGCAGCCCACCCACATCGTCGTGGCCTTCGACGTCTCCCGCCACTCCTTCCGCACCGACAAGTACGCGGAGTACAAGGCCGGCCGCAGCGAGACCCCGACCGACTTCAAGGGCCAGGTCAGCCTGGTCAAGGAGGTCCTGGCCGCGCTGCAGATCCCGGTGGTCGAGAAAGAGGGCTTCGAGGCCGACGACGTGATCGCCACGCTCGCCTGCCAGGCTCGCGACCAGGGCATGTCGGTGCTGATCAGCAGCGGTGACCGCGACGCGTTCCAACTGATCGACGATCAGATCACCGTCCTCTACCCCCGCAAGGGCGTCTCCGACCTGGCCCGGATGGACCCGGCGGCGGTCGAGGCGAAGTACGGCGTCCCGCCACAGCAGTACCGGGACCTCGCCGCGCTGGTCGGCGAGACCAGTGACAACCTGCCCGGCGTCCCGGGCGTCGGCCCGAAGACCGCAGCCAAGTGGATCACCACGTACGGCGGGGTGGAGGGCGTGATCGCCCGGGCCGACGAGATCAAGGGCAAGGCCGGCGACAGCCTGCGGGAGCGGCTCGCCGACGTGATCCGCAACTACGAGATCAACTGCCTCGTCTCCGACCTGGAGCTGCCGCTGCGCCCGGAGGACACCCGCTGGACGGGTTGGGACCGGGAGGCGGTGCACCAGGTCTTCGACACCCTGGAGTTCCGCATCCTGCGCGACCGTCTCTACCAGTACCTCGAGGCGGTCGAGCCGGAGGCCGAGTCCGGCTTCGACCTCGTCGGCGAGGTGCTCACCGAGCCCGGCGCGCTGGCCGGCTGGCTGACCACACACGTCCCGACCGGCACCCCGGTCGGGTTGGCGGTCAAACTCGACACCGGCCCCAACCGCCGGCACACCGCCTCGATCACCGGTCTCGCGCTGGCCACCGCCGGTGGCGCGGCGGCCTGGGTCGACCCGGCTGGGCTCGACGCGACCGACGAGGGCGCCCTGGCCGGCTGGTTGGCCGACGCGGAGCGCCCCAAGGTGCTGCACGACAGCAAGCCGGCCGTGCTGGCCAGCGCCGCGCACGGCTGGCAGCTCGCCGGCATCGTCCGGGACACCCAGATCGCCGCGTACCTGGCCCGCCCCGACCAGCGGTCCTACGACCTGACCGACCTGGCGTTGCGCTACCTGCACCGGGAGCTGCGGGTGGACGTCCCGGAGTCCGGCCAGCTCACCCTGGACGGCCTCGGTGACGAAGGGGTGGTCGAGCAGAACCTGATGCTCCAGGCCCGGGCCACCCTCGACCTGGCCGACGCGATCGACGCCGAGCTGTCCCGCGACGGCGAGCAGTCCGCCCGGCTGATGGCCGGCGTGGAGCTGCCGTTGATGCGCGTGCTGGCCACCATGGAGAGCACCGGCATCGCCGCCGACACCCACTATCTGTCCGAGCTGGAGGCCCACTTCGCCGCCGAGGTGAAGGCCGCCGCGCAGGGCGCGTACGAGGCGGTGGGTCGGGAGTTCAACCTCGGCTCGCCCAAGCAGCTGCAGGAGATCCTCTTCACCGAGCTGGGTCTGCCGAAGACCAAGAAGATCAAGACGGGTTACACCACCGACGCCGACGCCCTGCAGTGGCTCTACGCGCAGCAGCCGCACGCGGTGCTGGCCCACCTGCTGCGTCACCGGGACGTGGCCAAGCTCAAGTCGACAGTCGACGGGCTGCTCAAGTCGGTCTCCGACGACGGCCGGATCCATACCACCTTCAACCAGACCGTGGCGGCCACCGGTCGGCTCTCCTCCACCGAGCCCAACCTGCAGAACATCCCGATCCGCACCGAGGAGGGCCGTCGGATCCGACGGGCCTTCGTGGTGGGGGAGGGCTACGAGTCCCTGCTCACCGCCGACTACAGCCAGATCGAGATGCGCATCATGGCGCACCTCAGCTCGGACGACGCGCTGATCGACGCGTTCAACTCCGGCGCCGACTTCCACGCCGCCACCGCCTCGTCGGTCTTCGGGGTGCCGCTCGACGAGGTCACCCCCGACCAGCGCCGCAAGATCAAGGCCATGAACTACGGCCTGGCGTACGGGCTCAGCGCCTTCGGCCTGTCCCAACAGCTCACCATCAGCACCGAAGAGGCGCGCGGGCTGATGGAAAACTACTTCGCCGGCTTCGGTGGCGTGCGCGACTACCTGCAACAGGTCGTCGCCCGGGCCCGCCAGGACGGCTACACCTCGACCATCCTCGGTCGGCGCCGCTACCTGCCCGACCTGGTCAGCGACAACCGGCAGCGCCGCGACATCGCCGAGCGGATGGCGCTCAACGCGCCCATCCAGGGCTCCGCCGCCGACATCATCAAGGTGGCGATGCTGCACGTCGACACCGCGCTGCGCGAGGCCGGGCTGCACTCACGGATGCTGTTGCAGGTGCACGACGAGCTGGTCTTCGAGGTCGCTCCGGGTGAGCGGGAGGCGTTGGAAGCGCTGGTCCGGCGGGAGATGGGCGGGGCGTACCCGCTGTCGGTGCCGCTGGAGGTGTCCGTCGGTCTGGGCCGGGACTGGAACAGCGCTGATCACTGATCTGTGGTTGCGGTGTGGGGTTCCGGGGCTGCCCCGGAACCCCTGACTGGGTCGCCCTGCTCGCGGCCGTTGGGGTGGTGGATCAGGGTGGCCGGGCTGCGCCGGCTACTTCAGGGGGTCGCGGCCCCAGTTCATGAGGGACCAGCGCCACCTGGTGTCGCGGACGTTGCCGGAGGGGCGCTGCGCCATGTGCCGGCGTACGTAGCCGACGACCTTGCGCATGTGCTTGTAGTCACCCTCGGACAGGTCACCGCGTTTGCGGCGGAGAAGATTGATGATCTTCCGGCCGGATTCGTGCCCGACGGACTCGCCACCACCAGCGTGGCCGCCCTTGTGCCAGCCGACCTGCTTCGACTCGTCGGTCTCCAGCCACGTGGACAGCTCGCCGGGCTTCATGTTCACCGCTTCGGTGAACTCCCGGTAGGTGTCCCGGCCATCGTCACCTCTGCTCATGATGC belongs to Micromonospora ureilytica and includes:
- the polA gene encoding DNA polymerase I codes for the protein MTATTPRLLLVDGHSMAYRAFFALPVENFSTTTGQPTNAVYGFTSMLINVLRDEQPTHIVVAFDVSRHSFRTDKYAEYKAGRSETPTDFKGQVSLVKEVLAALQIPVVEKEGFEADDVIATLACQARDQGMSVLISSGDRDAFQLIDDQITVLYPRKGVSDLARMDPAAVEAKYGVPPQQYRDLAALVGETSDNLPGVPGVGPKTAAKWITTYGGVEGVIARADEIKGKAGDSLRERLADVIRNYEINCLVSDLELPLRPEDTRWTGWDREAVHQVFDTLEFRILRDRLYQYLEAVEPEAESGFDLVGEVLTEPGALAGWLTTHVPTGTPVGLAVKLDTGPNRRHTASITGLALATAGGAAAWVDPAGLDATDEGALAGWLADAERPKVLHDSKPAVLASAAHGWQLAGIVRDTQIAAYLARPDQRSYDLTDLALRYLHRELRVDVPESGQLTLDGLGDEGVVEQNLMLQARATLDLADAIDAELSRDGEQSARLMAGVELPLMRVLATMESTGIAADTHYLSELEAHFAAEVKAAAQGAYEAVGREFNLGSPKQLQEILFTELGLPKTKKIKTGYTTDADALQWLYAQQPHAVLAHLLRHRDVAKLKSTVDGLLKSVSDDGRIHTTFNQTVAATGRLSSTEPNLQNIPIRTEEGRRIRRAFVVGEGYESLLTADYSQIEMRIMAHLSSDDALIDAFNSGADFHAATASSVFGVPLDEVTPDQRRKIKAMNYGLAYGLSAFGLSQQLTISTEEARGLMENYFAGFGGVRDYLQQVVARARQDGYTSTILGRRRYLPDLVSDNRQRRDIAERMALNAPIQGSAADIIKVAMLHVDTALREAGLHSRMLLQVHDELVFEVAPGEREALEALVRREMGGAYPLSVPLEVSVGLGRDWNSADH